A single Sander lucioperca isolate FBNREF2018 chromosome 24, SLUC_FBN_1.2, whole genome shotgun sequence DNA region contains:
- the si:ch211-246m6.4 gene encoding transcription factor 15 codes for MKSAGTDGFFPSDPDDLDSGGGSDSSYGKSTGDGSPRGEPEAGGGCGSGSRATALRRRKRRRRSSDGDAGVSKQRQAANARERDRTHSVNTAFTALRTLIPTEPADRKLSKIETLRLASSYISHLANVLLLGEACRDGQPCLGYQSERRGAPAHALRPICTFCLSNQRKLLRDGGKHSAAV; via the coding sequence ATGAAGTCCGCAGGCACCGACGGCTTCTTCCCCTCTGATCCGGACGACCTGGACAGCGGCGGCGGCAGCGACAGCTCCTACGGGAAGTCCACCGGCGACGGCAGCCCGCGCGGAGAACCAGAGGCGGGGGGAGGATGCGGCAGTGGTTCCCGCGCCACAGCGCTCCGGCGGAGGAAACGGCGGAGACGCAGCAGCGACGGAGACGCAGGCGTGAGCAAACAGAGGCAGGCGGCGAACGCGCGGGAGCGGGACCGGACGCACAGCGTTAACACGGCGTTCACGGCGCTGCGCACGCTCATCCCCACCGAGCCCGCGGACCGGAAGCTCTCCAAGATAGAGACGCTGCGCCTGGCCTCCAGCTACATCTCGCACCTGGCCaacgtgctgctgctgggggaGGCGTGCCGGGACGGACAGCCCTGCCTCGGGTACCAGAGCGAGCGGCGCGGCGCCCCTGCGCACGCGCTGCGGCCCATCTGCACCTTCTGCCTCAGCAACCAGAGGAAACTG